A single Drosophila miranda strain MSH22 chromosome XR, D.miranda_PacBio2.1, whole genome shotgun sequence DNA region contains:
- the LOC108153647 gene encoding uncharacterized protein LOC108153647: MPIVALDSEPFKTLTSQIFSGLGMIPITSRNIMEHVAEKFEIVKASIVNGMKLKLVSLKLDIASGHGRGILGVSAQFYEDKAIKVVTLGVIELNKEHTGASLGAETENILEEFGLTRNQIYSVTSDNGRDVIKSIGIKNEDFDGSCDDDEEELKPQVNIYSIASVRCAAHTLQLAVKDFLKTFAKDTLIGKARRLVKALRTVTYRASISHEGLSQPLIDSPTMWTSTYEMLERLLLFKNFCENHGNELLTFSEADWTEVKELVEALEPIYLANQKLQTEQLYLGDFYKMWLDLTLTVAAMKNPHSAALRESIGKREEALKSNESVTSAIYLDPRMRRVLSKNPIKLMCARNHLTTV; the protein is encoded by the exons ATGCCGATTGTTGCGCTGGACTCTGAGCCGTTTAAAACGCTGACAAGCCAGATCTTTTCCGGATTGGGGATGATTCCCATAACATCCAGAAATATAATGGAGCATGTGGCGGAAAAATTTGAAATTGTCAAGGCGTCCATTGTGAACGGAATGAAACTGAAATTAGTTTCCCTCAAGCTTGACATCGCATCCGGGCACGGTAGAGGCATCTTGGGAGTGAGTGCCCAGTTCTACGAGGACAAGGCGATTAAGGTAGTCACCCTGGGAGTAATCGAGCTTAACAAAGAGCACACCGGCGCCAGTCTCGGTGCTGAAACTGAGAATATTCTGGAAGAGTTCGGTTTGACGAGAAACCAAATATATTCGGTTACGTCGGACAATGGTCGTGACGTTATAAAGTCTATTGGAATCAAGAACGAAGACTTCGATGGTAGCTGCGATGATGACGAAGAAGAGCTGAAGCCGCAAGTGAACATCTACTCCATTGCATCGGTCAGATGTGCTGCTCACACACTTCAACTGGCAGTTAAAGATTTTCTTAAGACTTTTGCAAAAGATACTCTCATCGGTAAGGCTCGCAGGCTGGTTAAAGCATTGAGGACTGTCACCTACAG GGCTTCAATTTCACATGAAGGCTTATCGCAGCCCCTTATTGACTCTCCTACGATGTGGACTTCGACCTACGAGATGCTTGAACGCCTTCTTCTGTTCAAGAACTTTTGTGAGAACCACGGGAATGAGCTGCTTACATTTTCAGAGGCAGATTGGACAGAAGTTAAGGAACTGGTCGAAGCATTAGAACCGATCTATTTGGCCAACCAAAAGCTGCAGACGGAGCAGCTATATCTAGGCGATTTTTACAAGATGTGGCTAGATCTCACGTTGACAGTGGCAGCCATGAAAAACCCACACAGTGCGGCATTGCGGGAGTCAATCGGGAAGAGAGAAGAGGCTTTAAAATCCAACGAATCGGTCACTTCTGCCATTTATTTGGATCCCAGGATGAGAAGAGTTTTGAGTAAAAATCCAATAAAGCTGATGTGTGCCAGAAATCATTTAACTacagtttaa